A section of the Pochonia chlamydosporia 170 chromosome 2, whole genome shotgun sequence genome encodes:
- a CDS encoding SWR1-complex protein 5 (similar to Metarhizium acridum CQMa 102 XP_007806936.1): MPPDPVLDEEDEQYVSSEDSDFAPDEAPEAASDQSDTEEDANEGSKKRKQPPKDGAAAGDDYDNSGDEAVIAKGNKRRKRAEEKGRLADEDEGGEGGLVKTRAQRALEKEERKHAVSHGPVTIDVDAMWAQMMSGEQIKPSAQADEADGESTKDTTDNNAAPAVSSNDPQSDTIRIKRTYNFAGRVHTEEKVVARDSAEARLYLASQEQNPPDMDSSPTKRATRKAFRSAFEPIVDSRVGRADLNLGLAARIQAGKEARAKKLNTVEKSRMDWAGYVDKEGIKDELELASKSKDSYTARQDFLARSEAIRDDDARRARIAGKA; the protein is encoded by the exons ATGCCTCCCGATCCCGTATtagatgaggaggacgagcaGTACGTCTCGTCTGAAGACTCAGACTTCGCCCCTGATGAAGCACCAGAAGCCGCATCCGACCAGTCCGAtactgaagaagatgcaaATGAGGGCTCCAAGAAACGAAAGCAGCCACCAAAAGATGGAGCGGCCGCAGGGGACGACTACGATAACTCTGGAGACGAAGCAGTTATTGCAAAGGGGAACAAAAGGCGGAAGCGAGCAGAGGAGAAGGGGCGTCTTgcagatgaagacgagggcGGCGAAGGAGGATTGGTCAAGACCCGTGCCCAACGAGCACTAGA AAAGGAGGAGCGCAAGCACGCCGTCAGTCATGGACCCGTTACCATCGACGTAGATGCGATGTGGGCACAGATGATGTCTGGCGAACAAATCAAACCTAGCGCACAAGCAGACGAAGCCGACGGCGAGTCTACGAAAGACACAACAGATAACAACGCCGCTCCAGCCGTCTCGTCCAATGATCCGCAATCGGACACAATCCGCATAAAGCGCACGTACAACTTTGCCGGACGAGTCCACACAGAGGAAAAGGTTGTTGCACGAGACTCAGCCGAGGCCAGGCTATATCTTGCGTCCCAGGAACAAAACCCGCCCGACATGGATTCATCGCCAACGAAGCGCGCGACACGAAAGGCATTCCGCTCGGCTTTCGAGCCCATAGTAGACTCACGGGTAGGACGCGCAGACTTGAACCTCGGACTAGCTGCGCGGATTCAAGCTGGTAAGGAGGCACGAGCCAAGAAACTCAATACTGTGGAAAAGAGCAGAATGGACTGGGCGGGCTATGTGGACAAGGAGGGGATCAAGGacgagctggagctggccagCAAGTCGAAGGACTCGTATACTGCTCGACAGGATTTCTTGGCGAGGAGCGAGGCTATACGCGACGACGACGCGCGAAGGGCCAGAATAGCCGGGAAGGCTTGA
- a CDS encoding transcription factor steA (similar to Aspergillus terreus NIH2624 XP_001218033.1): protein MAPQKPETFMLSTEAQQALPHDAQVALQQVDNLKYFLISAPVDWQPDQYIRRFLLPTGEYVSCVLWNNLFHISGTDIVRCLSFRFQAFGRPVKNSKKFEEGIFSDLRNLKSGTDASLEEPKSAFLDFLYKNNCIRTQKKQKVFYWYSVPHDRLFLDALERDLKREKMGQEATTVAVSEPALSFQYDSSQSLYEQLTKTQQANSSSFNAQQNTSFSQSQSTSPVMRAMDSMPPPSMMPQTMAAPMGESMDHMVSYETMPMASAVPQQVAHVKREPDFTRVQYNQNGVPITHGHQRHASMPAYGLEYSPAPSFVSSQYEDYSNRGISFEPITPPQQALGMTGEPAYIANEETGLYSAIPDHLSGMNSGLNGMVQLPPSNLAGSQFTRSYGSNNVYSVIEGSPTYKQRRRRSSIPPSMSAIPGAPVPNTAAHRPSDLRRSVSASVGPVAEGEESADNSPPGLSYSASGMSMGSQQHKDVMDLSRHGTPLSNVDGSPALNPMALQQGFGDELSHDGIIKDHRRTMSGPSGVIRRARSATVMELGPYPHKSHSCPIPTCGRLFKRLEHLKRHVRTHTQEKPYICPHCSKAFSRSDNLAQHKRTHSREDGGEGPFNLSAEEEEEYSGEDQLGSLEEASPTSEAAYVPGSLNAAANEAVSTSNNGNNPNSSVMHHQPQTFNSLQTLSMPMTISQPTTINASGMM, encoded by the exons ATGGCACCGCAAAAGCCAGAAACCTTCATGCTGAGCACCGAAGCGCAGCAAGCATTGCCTCACGATGCGCAGGTTGCACTTCAGCAAGTGGACAATT TGAAATATTTCCTCATTTccgcaccagttgactggcAACCGGACCAGTACATTCGCCGATTTCTACTTCCTACTGGCGAGTATGTTTCTTGTGTCCTGTGGAACAATCTTTTCCACATTTCCGGCACCGACATTGTGCGATGCCTGTCATTCAGATTCCAAGCATTTGGCCGTCCAGTCAAGAACTCCAAGAAATTTGAGGAAGGCATCTTCTCTGATTTGCGAAATCTGAAGTCTGGTACTGATGCGTCACTGGAAGAGCCAAAGAGTGCCTTCCTTGATTTTCTCTACAAGAACAACTGCATCCGAacgcaaaagaagcaaaaagtTTTCTACTGGTACAGCGTTCCTCATGACAGACTCTTTTTGGATGCGCTTGAGCGAGACTTGAAGCGCGAGAAGATGGGACAGGAAGCCACCACGGTGGCAGTAAGCGAGCCGGCATTGTCATTCCAATATGACTCTTCCCAGTCCTTGTATGAACAGCTGACCAAGACGCAACAAGCCAACTCGTCTTCATTCAATGCCCAACAGAATACGTCATTTTCTCAAAGCCAGTCAACCTCCCCCGTGATGAGAGCCATGGATtccatgccaccaccaagcatgATGCCTCAAACGATGGCAGCCCCCATGGGTGAATCAATGGACCACATGGTCTCGTACGAAACCATGCCTATGGCTTCCGCAGTCCCCCAGCAAGTTGCTCATGTCAAAAGAGAGCCCGACTTCACTCGTGTGCAGTACAACCAGAACGGGGTCCCGATCACacatggccatcaaagaCATGCGTCCATGCCTGCCTACGGGTTGGAGTACTCTCCTGCCCCGTCTTTTGTTTCCTCCCAGTACGAGGATTACAGCAACCGGGGCATCTCCTTCGAGCCAATTACACCACCCCAACAAGCCTTGGGCATGACTGGCGAGCCGGCGTACATTGCCAACGAGGAGACCGGCCTGTACTCTGCTATTCCCGATCATCTTTCCGGTATGAACTCAGGATTGAATGGAATGGTTCAACTGCCACCTTCGAACTTGGCAGGATCGCAATTCACGCGCTCGTACGGCTCCAACAATGTCTACTCTGTCATTGAAGGATCCCCAACGTACAAGCAAAGACGACGTCGATCCTCCATTCCACCATCCATGTCCGCCATTCCCGGTGCGCCTGTTCCCAACACTGCAGCTCACCGGCCGTCTGATTTGAGGCGATCCGTGTCGGCCTCTGTCGGTCCTGTTGCCGAAGGCGAGGAATCAGCTGATAACTCGCCCCCCGGACTATCCTACAGCGCCTCTGGCATGTCTATGGGCAGCCAACAGCACAAGGATGTTATGGATTTGTCTCGACATGGCACACCACTCTCCAACGTCGATGGCAGTCCTGCATTGAACCCCATGGCTCTTCAGCAAGGCTTCGGGGACGAGCTTTCTCATGATGGAATCATCAAAGATCACCGCCGcaccatgtctggtccaagcGGTGTCATTCGACGAGCTCGTTCCGCTACGGTTATGGAACTTGGACCTTATCCCCATAAATCTCATTCTTGCCCAATTCCCACTTGTGGCCGGCTCTTTAAGCGTCTCGAGCACTTGAAGAG ACACGTGCGAACACACACGCAGGAGAAACCCTACATCTGTCCTCACTGCAGTAAAGCATTCTCTCGATCTGACAATCTTGCACA GCACAAGCGTACTCACAGCCGGGAAGATGGGGGCGAAGGCCCTTTTAATCTTTCtgctgaagaggaggaagagtaCTCGGGCGAAGACCAGCTCGGCTCCCTCGAGGAGGCATCTCCTACATCCGAGGCCGCATACGTTCCTGGGTCTctcaacgccgccgccaatgaAGCCGTTTCAACGTCAAATAATGGCAACAACCCCAATAGCAGCGTTATGCACCACCAACCCCAGACTTTCAATAGCTTGCAAACTCTCAGCATGCCAATGACAATCAGCCAACCGACTACGATTAACGCAAGCGGCATGATGTAA
- a CDS encoding actin-binding protein (similar to Neosartorya fischeri NRRL 181 XP_001260883.1) yields the protein MSGRFVRSSKYRHVFGKTTRKEFCYDNLRISRNAWDTNLVKVNPEYLSVNWDSSGGGAFAVIPLNERGKLPDSMPLFRGHTATVLDTDWNPFNDRIIASGSEDGKVFIWEVPKGFTLYTNAEEVPDVSPVSKLAGHARKVGQVLFNPAAENILASASGDCSVKIWDIGTGQSPLALKHNDIVQSLAWNAPGTMIATTSRDKTVRVWDVRQQKPVHEAPGHSGAKSSRVVWLGEHNRFVTTGFSKMSERQMALWEPGRTEPIGGFSMLDYISGVCMPFWDEGSNCLYLAGKGDGNIRYFEYENDKFEFLSEYKSSDPQRGIAFVPRRGINVHENEVMRAYKTVNDTYIEPIPFTVPRRAETFQSDIFPPATGTKPAMSAKEWLDGKTGIAPKIDLESVYDGSAPKEVPSDYKPPVQSTPAPAPVKKEEPKKEEPKPTPVASRGPPPTMSDQKASISSMANKFQDNEDDGADEDETSSFEEISRPTQRTAGIARVDPKPLPVPAPEPVKPASPAKTPTPTTSSAATAAPRSSTPSVGVEASLDEIKQLLENQTKVISSQNDKISQLVGEVESLKKKVNTSGSQDQSERIRQLELELEEARS from the exons ATGTCTGGTCGATTCGTGAGGTCTTCCAAATACC GCCATGTATTTGGAAAGACGACAAGAAAGGAGTTTTGCTACGATAACTTGCGCATCAGCCGTAATGCGTGGGATACCAACCTTGTCAAG GTCAACCCCGAGTATTTGTCTGTCAATTGGGATTCGTCTGGTGGTGGCGCCTTCGCTGTCATTCCCCTGAATGAGAGGGGCAAGCTGCCTGATTCGATGCCTCTGTTCAGAGGGCATACTGCTACTGTCTTGGACACAGACTG GAACCCTTTCAACGACCGTATCATCGCTTCCGGTTCcgaagatggcaaagtctTTATTTGGGAGGTCCCCAAGGGCTTTACGCTGTACACTAATGCTGAAGAAGTTCCCGACGTGTCCCCTGTGAGCAAACTTGCCGGGCACGCAAG GAAAGTTGGGCAGGTCCTTTTCAACCCCGCCGCTGAGAATATTCTTGCCTCAGCCTCCGGCGACTGTTCAGTCAAAATTTGGGACATTGGGACCGGCCAGTCCCCTCTGGCACTTAAACACAACGACATTGTGCAGAGTCTCGCCTGGAACGCTCCTGGTACTATGATTGCCACGACATCTCGCGACAAGACGGTTCGGGTTTGGGATGTTCGCCAGCAGAAGCCTGTCCACGAGGCTCCTGGCCATAGTGGCGCCAAGAGCAGCAGGGTTGTCTGGCTGGGCGAGCACAACCGATTCGTGACCACTGGGTTCTCGAAAATGAGTGAACGACAGATGGCTCTTTGGGAACCGGGAAGGACGGAGCCTATTGGCGGATTCAGCATGCTCGATTATATCTCTGGTGTTTGCATGCCGTTCTGGG ATGAGGGATCAAACTGCCTGTACCTTGCTGGCAAGGG TGATGGCAACATTCGGTACTTCGAATATGAAAACGACAAGTTCGAATTCCTTAGCGAGTACAAGTCTTCCGATCCTCAGCGAGGCATTGCTTTCGTGCCCCGACGTGGTATCAAC GTCCATGAAAACGAGGTTATGCGAGCCTACAAGACCGTCAACGACACCTACATCGAGCCCATTCCCTTTACTGTTCCCCGCCGCGCCGAAACCTTCCAGTCTGATATCTTCCCTCCCGCAACTGGCACCAAACCTGCAATGAGCGCCAAGGAATGGTTGGATGGCAAGACTGGTATTGCCCCCAAGATTGATTTGGAGAGCGTCTACGACGGCAGCGCCCCCAAGGAGGTGCCATCCGACTACAAGCCTCCCGTTCAGTCTACACCTGCTCCGGCTCCTGTCAAGAAAGAGGAgccaaagaaggaagagcCCAAACCAACTCCGGTTGCTAGCCGTGGTCCGCCACCAACAATGAGCGACCAGAAGGcatccatctccagcatggccaacaaatTCCAGGACAATGAGGATGACGGGGCGGATGAAGACGAGACGTCTAGCTTCGAGGAGATTTCTCGGCCAACTCAGCGAACCGCTGGCATTGCTCGTGTCGACCCCAAACCTTTACCCGTCCCTGCTCCTGAGCCAGTCAAACCAGCCTCTCCTGCCAAAACGCCTACCCCTACAACGTCATCCGCTGCTACCGCTGCGCCACGTTCATCCACGCCATCTGTGGGCGTCGAAGCATCCCTTGATGAGATTAAACAACTTCTcgagaaccagaccaagGTCATTTCCTCCCAAAATGACAAGATCAGTCAGTTGGTCGGCGAGGTAGAgtcattgaagaagaaggtcaaTACTTCTGGGTCACAGGATCAGAGCGAACGAATCAGGcagttggagttggagctTGAGGAGGCGCGGTCCTAA